Below is a genomic region from Actinomadura sp. NAK00032.
CTCGTAGAAGCCGGTGAGGGTGCTCTCCCGGATCGGCTCCGCGCCGTTCATGAACACCTGCACGCCGCTGAGGTCGAGCTTCTGCTTCTCCTCCTCGGTGACCTGCGCGGTGAGGTACTCGTAGGCGAAGTTGGGGCCGCCGGTGAACGCGTGCTTCTGCGCGCTGAGCAGCTCCAGCCAGCGGACGGGGCGCATGATGAACGCCACCGGGTCCATGATGACGCCCGGGTTCCCGTAGACGAGCGGCAGCGCCACCGTGGTGACCAGGCCCATGTCGTGGAACACCGGCAGCCAGTTCACGCCGGACGACTCGCGCGGGATGCCCTCGAACGTCCGCCACAGCTGCTCGGCGTTGGTCGCGAAGTTCCCGTGCGTGATGATGACGCCGGCCGGGGTCCGGGTCGAGCCGGAGGTGTACTGCAGGTAGGCGACGTCGCCGGGGTCGGTCGGCTCCGGCGCCCAGTCGAGCGCCGGGTCCACCTCGTCGGTGACGATGACCTCCTTCGGCGCGCGCACCCCCTCGCCCGCCAGGAACGCCTCGACGTGCGGCAGCGACGCGCGCGTGGTGAGCACGACGTCCGGCTCGGCGTCCCGGTAGACGGCGAGCAGCCGGTCGCCGTGGCCGGGCAGGTCCGGGGAGAACAGCGGGACGCCGATGGCGCGGGCGTACATCGCGCCGAGGAACCCCGTCACGTAGTGCAGGTCCTGCGGGGCGAGCAGCGCCACCCGGGCGCCGGGCTCGGCGGCGCGGCGGATGGCGGCGGCGACGGAGCGGGCGCGCCGGTCCAGCTCGCCCCAGGTGACATCGGTGGCGACGCCGTCCGGGTCGGTCATGTAGTCCATGAACGTGTACGCGCGGTCGCCGGGGAAGTCCTTGGCGAACCGGGCGAGCCGCTCGATCAGCGGGGTCCGGTCGAGTTCGGGGACGTCGGTCATGCTGCTTCTCCGTTGGCGGTGGCGCTGTCGGCGGTGGTGCGGCGGGCGGCGAGGCGCTCGTGGTCGGGCCAGCGGACGTCCCAGACCCAGCCGAGCCGCTCGAACAGCCAGATGACGCGGGCGCTGATGTCGATCTGGCCCTTCAGGACGCCGTGCCGCGCGCAGGTCGGGTCGGCGTGGTGCAGGTTGTGCCAGGACTCCCCGAACGACGGGATCGCCAGCCACCACACGTTGCGGGCCTTGTCGCGGGTCTTGAAGTCCTCCCTGCCGAACACGTGGCAGATCGAGTTGATCGAGAACGTCACGTGCTCGCCGACGAACACCCGCATCAGGCCCGCCCAGAACAGCGCGGTGAGAGCGCCGTGCCAGGACTGGGTGAGCAGCGCACCGAGGCCCATCGGGACGAGGAACGTCGACAGGACGATGACGGCGTACACGGGGTCCAGGGACAGGAACCGGATGTCCCGGTCCTTGAGCAGGTCGGGCGCGTACTTGCTGCGGGACGTGCGGTCCTTGCTGAACAGCCAGCCCATGTGCGCGTGGTACAGGCCCTTGGTGAGGCCCCACACGCCCGGCCCGTAGGCCCACGGCGAGTGCGGGTCGCCCT
It encodes:
- a CDS encoding fatty acyl-AMP ligase; the protein is MTDVPELDRTPLIERLARFAKDFPGDRAYTFMDYMTDPDGVATDVTWGELDRRARSVAAAIRRAAEPGARVALLAPQDLHYVTGFLGAMYARAIGVPLFSPDLPGHGDRLLAVYRDAEPDVVLTTRASLPHVEAFLAGEGVRAPKEVIVTDEVDPALDWAPEPTDPGDVAYLQYTSGSTRTPAGVIITHGNFATNAEQLWRTFEGIPRESSGVNWLPVFHDMGLVTTVALPLVYGNPGVIMDPVAFIMRPVRWLELLSAQKHAFTGGPNFAYEYLTAQVTEEEKQKLDLSGVQVFMNGAEPIRESTLTGFYEAFKDCGLRPEAQVCAYGLAEATVYVSASSRFRTPTRVAFDHERLRRGTAEPCDAGAPGAIQLIACGTSYGQHVAIVDPATGVRLADGSVGEIWVHGPNVAAGYWGRPEATRETFEAELSGTVGDLPRGPWLRTGDLGVRHGGELFVTGRIKDLVIVDGRNHYPQDIEFTVSGAHKAIRREYTCAVSVETGDTEGLVVIAERNRRVPVALLDPADAARAVRAAVKQQHDLRVHDFVLIEPGGLLRTSSGKIARSACRRAYLDGTLPVTRTPAGRE
- a CDS encoding acyl-CoA desaturase — encoded protein: MTAGVADAGSRTPQPDISGTVPLPERVAVVVFVVAPILGLLAAVPFLWGWGLGWTDVAIFAFLYPLNALGVTVGYHRHFTHGGFKARRWLRIALAILGGQAMQGSVVRWVADHRRHHKYSDQEGDPHSPWAYGPGVWGLTKGLYHAHMGWLFSKDRTSRSKYAPDLLKDRDIRFLSLDPVYAVIVLSTFLVPMGLGALLTQSWHGALTALFWAGLMRVFVGEHVTFSINSICHVFGREDFKTRDKARNVWWLAIPSFGESWHNLHHADPTCARHGVLKGQIDISARVIWLFERLGWVWDVRWPDHERLAARRTTADSATANGEAA